The following coding sequences lie in one Arthrobacter sp. PGP41 genomic window:
- a CDS encoding aspartate ammonia-lyase, protein MTTADTTAPALSRSEHDLLGDRDIPAHAYWGVHTLRAVENFPITGQKLSSNMHLVRGLAAVKLAAARTNRELGLLDAERADAIEQACQDVLDGQLADQFVVDVIQGGAGTSSNMNANEVIANRALEILGHPKGDYARLHPNDHVNLSQSTNDVYPTAVKLGTIFAARELLDALAELEEACAAKALEFRTVVKMGRTQLQDAVPMTLGQEFGSYAITIGEDRLRLAEAELLIHEINLGATAIGTGLNAPAGYAEAACRHLAEVTGLPLVTAPDLIEATQDVGAFVHLSGVLKRVAVKLSKICNDLRLLSSGPRAGFGEINLPAVQSGSSIMPGKINPVIPEVVSQVAYEVVGNDVTITMAAEAGQLQLNAFEPVIVHSLHKSISHLEAACRTLTTRCIRGITANTEHLRRTVEQSIGLVTALNPHLGYATATAIAKEALATGKGVAELVLEHGLLTDTQLQELLSPERLANLSK, encoded by the coding sequence ATGACCACCGCCGATACCACCGCCCCAGCACTGAGCCGCTCAGAACACGACCTTCTCGGCGACCGCGACATCCCCGCCCACGCGTATTGGGGCGTCCACACGCTCCGGGCCGTGGAGAACTTCCCCATCACCGGCCAAAAGCTCTCGTCCAACATGCACCTGGTCCGCGGCCTGGCAGCGGTCAAGCTGGCCGCCGCCCGCACCAACCGCGAACTTGGCCTGCTGGATGCCGAACGCGCGGACGCCATCGAGCAGGCCTGCCAGGACGTGCTGGACGGCCAGCTGGCCGACCAGTTCGTGGTGGACGTCATCCAGGGAGGTGCCGGGACGTCGTCGAACATGAACGCCAACGAGGTCATCGCCAACCGCGCCCTCGAAATACTGGGCCACCCCAAGGGCGACTACGCCCGCCTCCACCCCAACGACCACGTCAACCTCAGCCAGTCCACCAACGACGTGTACCCCACGGCGGTCAAGCTCGGCACCATCTTCGCTGCGCGGGAACTGCTGGACGCGCTGGCGGAACTGGAGGAAGCCTGCGCCGCAAAGGCCCTGGAATTCCGCACCGTGGTGAAGATGGGCCGCACCCAGCTGCAGGACGCGGTGCCCATGACCCTGGGCCAGGAATTCGGCAGCTACGCCATCACCATCGGCGAAGACCGGCTGCGCCTGGCCGAGGCCGAACTGCTGATCCACGAGATCAACCTTGGCGCCACCGCCATCGGCACCGGCCTGAATGCCCCCGCAGGCTATGCGGAAGCTGCGTGCCGGCACCTGGCGGAAGTGACCGGCCTGCCGCTGGTGACCGCGCCGGACCTGATCGAAGCCACCCAGGACGTGGGCGCCTTTGTCCACCTGTCAGGTGTACTCAAGCGCGTGGCCGTGAAGCTGTCCAAGATCTGCAACGACCTCCGCCTGCTCTCCTCCGGCCCGCGCGCCGGATTCGGCGAGATCAACCTGCCGGCCGTCCAGTCCGGCTCCTCAATCATGCCCGGCAAGATCAACCCGGTGATCCCGGAAGTGGTCAGCCAGGTGGCCTACGAGGTGGTTGGCAATGACGTCACCATCACCATGGCCGCCGAAGCCGGACAGCTCCAGCTCAACGCCTTCGAGCCCGTCATTGTCCACAGCCTCCACAAGAGCATCTCCCACCTGGAAGCCGCGTGCCGCACCCTGACGACCCGCTGCATCCGGGGCATCACCGCCAACACCGAACACCTCCGCCGCACGGTGGAGCAGTCCATCGGCCTAGTCACAGCCCTCAATCCCCACCTGGGCTACGCCACCGCCACCGCCATCGCCAAGGAAGCCCTCGCAACAGGCAAGGGTGTAGCCGAACTGGTCCTGGAACACGGCCTCCTCACGGACACGCAGCTCCAGGAACTCCTCAGCCCCGAACGCCTCGCCAACCTCAGCAAGTAG